The nucleotide sequence CGGGAGGAGGAGTGCGCCCGGGAACTCAAGCAGCTGCAGGATGAGCATCTGGAGGCCAAGCGGctggcggaggaggaggccaAGGCCTCGCGGCTGGAGCACCAGAAAACCAGAAGAGAGCGAATCGAGGCAGCCCAGAAACTCCTGGAGCAACTGCGTCCTGGTCCGCGGGAACTACAGTGCGCCCGTCTCCAAAGTGAAGTCATGCGAAGCATTAATGCCCAGCGGGAGGTCCAAGCGGAATTCGCCAAGGCAACCCGGCGGCAGGAGGAGCTGGACAGGAAGATCTTCCAGGAGCAGGTGCTTCGTGGCTTCGAAGAGGCCCAACTGCGTCACAGGGAGCAGTGCCAGCAGCTGGCCGAGCACAAAAAAGAGCTGCTGCAATTAATTGCGGAGAGGGAAAGGGAACGACAGGttggttttttaaaaatatactaTAGCCATCCATCATATAGCACACTTtttgctttaaaataaaagggtaATATCATCTAGCCCTATGTTTTGAAGTTCTGATTTTAGGGTCTAcaatatatgtacatataaatttaaatatgtttaaatgGTTGGTGTAAATGGTTATAATGTACATTTTTAATtggtttattttgttttctatatTTTGATATGAAATGGTATTTATTATGTTCAGAGATTTGGAATATGTTTTGTAACCATGTTTTAATTTAAACCAGTATGGTTTTTGTTTCTAGATTTCCCGTACACCTCATTGATATTATGATCTAAAgagatatttaaaaattagttTATTTAATTCGTCTTATATTTTCAGGCCACCAAAGCCAAGGAGCTGGAGGAAGCTCTCCAGGAGCGGGAGCGAAACCAGCGCATGCTGAAGGAGCAGCAGGACAAGGAAAAAGAGCTGCAGGCCTCCAGGCAGCGCCTGAAAAAGGAGGAGGCCCTGGCCTCCTTGGTCATGTCCGATCAACGCCAGAAGCGCCTCTTGATGCTCGAGGAGATAGAGCAGGTTCAGTGCGATATCCACAACAAGGCCAAGGGCCATCTGGAGCAGCTCAAACGGGACAGGGCCAAGCAGCGAGTAGAGCAGCGCATCCGAAGGAATGAGAAGCTGGCCAAGGAACTGGCTCCTCGCCTGCATTACAGTGCTCGGGAGGATGAGGAGCGTCACAAGCGGCAGTTGGAGGAGATGCGAAAAGTCCACAGTGCCGAGCAGGCCAAAAGAAGGGAATCCCGAGAGCAGGCCAACAATGCCCGTTTGGCTGCCCAGCGAGAGGAGGAGGAACTGGCCAGGAGGATGAGACAAAAAGCTGCAGAGGATCGCAAGGAGGCAGAGAAGCTGCGTCTCCAAAACGATCTCACCAATGTCAAGTTTATGAAACAACAAAGGCAGGAACACCTCGAACGCATCAGGGAACTTCGCCGAGAACTCGATGATCAGGTGAAGAAACGCATCGAGGAGGAGACCCGACCAGGTACCAACTACAACCGGGAGGCGCAGTTGGAAGAGCTGCGCGAGGATGCCTTCTTCTTCGACTATGCCCGCCAGCTGATGGACGAGGCCAAAGCCAAGGGATGTCCACTAAAACCATTCATCAGGGCTGTTGGCCAGTACAAAAACGATAATCGCATAGGAGCTGAGATACGAATACCTCGACATATGATCACCCGATTGCCCATGGGCCGGAGAACCCAGGGAGATAGCCAAGCGGAGGGCAAGGAAAAATCTTTGAAGGATCAGGAACCCAATGCCAATGAGCTTAGTAAGGAGGAAAAGCTGCTAAGGCAGAAAATCCAGGAAAACCTTAAGAAAATTGAAGATTTGGTGTTGCAGGAAGGCGAGGGTAAAAAGAATCCAAAAACTTCATAAGAAATAGTAACTAAGGTACGATTAGATAATATCATTGAAGCAAATAAAAGTTCTATGATAAAGTTAAGcctttatatttgttttaaacCCTGAATAATCAAAAACCACCCAAAGAAACCTCAAAACAAAATGGTTGAATATAAAACCCCTAACTTGACATGAATTGTGGTTAACTTTGTGGGCCGTAACTCGAAGGCAAAGTATTCGAATGATATCCATTACAACTGGAGAGTGCTCATCAACTGTATTGAATTGCAATTAAAGGTGCGAAATTCAATTCGTTGGCGATCGATTTCCAATGCCATTACTCACTGGTGAGTTTTTTCTTTGGGTTTTAATTTCCCAAAAAGATACTTTCAAGAATTGATTCAGTTGGTGAAAAATGCTAAGTAGGCAACAGGCTCTGACATTTCAGTTTCTCAACTTTTATTATCTGAACATTTCA is from Drosophila suzukii chromosome 3, CBGP_Dsuzu_IsoJpt1.0, whole genome shotgun sequence and encodes:
- the LOC108014631 gene encoding trichohyalin — its product is MQYCWLPQERREPVFREKPPVVLSSSRFQRIRANATQAAKQEQLHQQQLRNEADEKLRIGGEELLRKFAGRNLCISREEECARELKQLQDEHLEAKRLAEEEAKASRLEHQKTRRERIEAAQKLLEQLRPGPRELQCARLQSEVMRSINAQREVQAEFAKATRRQEELDRKIFQEQVLRGFEEAQLRHREQCQQLAEHKKELLQLIAERERERQATKAKELEEALQERERNQRMLKEQQDKEKELQASRQRLKKEEALASLVMSDQRQKRLLMLEEIEQVQCDIHNKAKGHLEQLKRDRAKQRVEQRIRRNEKLAKELAPRLHYSAREDEERHKRQLEEMRKVHSAEQAKRRESREQANNARLAAQREEEELARRMRQKAAEDRKEAEKLRLQNDLTNVKFMKQQRQEHLERIRELRRELDDQVKKRIEEETRPGTNYNREAQLEELREDAFFFDYARQLMDEAKAKGCPLKPFIRAVGQYKNDNRIGAEIRIPRHMITRLPMGRRTQGDSQAEGKEKSLKDQEPNANELSKEEKLLRQKIQENLKKIEDLVLQEGEGKKNPKTS